A section of the Acidobacterium capsulatum ATCC 51196 genome encodes:
- a CDS encoding prolyl oligopeptidase family serine peptidase yields MLSIRHRLRSLCVLAAVSAASLAPLGAQALHYPVAHRDKTVANYFGTKVPVPYEWMDNLTSPELHQWVAAENKVTSSYLSSIPIRGWMDHRLTELWNYAKEGTPTQLQNGMLFFRRNSGLQNQSVVFVQSSPTAQPRVLLDPNTLSPDGSIALAGTRPSPDGKYLAYALSNGGSDWESIHVLNVATGKPTADVVRWVKFSGISWTHDGKGFFYSRYPEPPGGEKAISHAIVNQKLYYHALGTPQSADKLIYARPDLPQASIGGDVSEDGHYLYIFLTNNSISNNELFYANLGNPAHPDVTAKIEPLYTQNDASYTPIGHIGNTLYLQTTYEAPQGRIVATSFAHPDRAAWKTLVPESKAVIASAALTDGKLLVNLQDVAKSRLELFSTSGQRLHTLPLPTLGSVNGISARKDSPQVYYSFTSFLYPTTIYHYSTAANTTSVLFRPHIRFNASPYQTRQVFYPSKDGTMVPMFIVARKGIKLDGTHPTIMYAYGGFDITITPRFDPILPVWLELGGVYAVPNLRGGAVYGEKWHHAGMLGKKQNVFDDFAWAAKYLYQQGYTSPKHLAIQGYSNGGLLTGASITERPQLFGAAYIGHGVLDMLQYQKFSGGSFWVSEYGSSANQKAFDWLIKYSPLDNVHKGTCYPPTLITTSWDDDRVVPSHEFKFAAKIQQAQGCANPILLRTTGSTAHDYMPTDKEIQQDADVWAFEGWNIGVKTTPVSH; encoded by the coding sequence ATGCTTTCGATCAGGCATCGTCTCCGCAGCCTCTGCGTGCTGGCTGCCGTTTCTGCCGCATCGCTCGCGCCCCTCGGCGCGCAGGCTCTGCACTACCCCGTGGCGCACCGCGACAAAACCGTCGCCAACTACTTTGGCACCAAGGTGCCCGTGCCCTATGAGTGGATGGACAATCTGACCAGCCCCGAACTGCACCAGTGGGTGGCCGCCGAGAACAAGGTGACCAGCAGCTACCTGTCCAGCATTCCCATTCGCGGCTGGATGGACCATCGCCTCACCGAGCTCTGGAACTACGCCAAGGAAGGCACGCCCACGCAGTTGCAGAACGGCATGCTCTTCTTCCGCCGCAACTCGGGCCTGCAAAACCAGAGCGTCGTTTTCGTGCAAAGCTCGCCCACCGCGCAGCCGCGCGTGCTGCTTGACCCCAATACGCTTTCGCCTGATGGCTCCATTGCGCTGGCCGGTACGCGGCCCTCGCCCGACGGCAAATACCTTGCCTATGCGCTCTCCAACGGCGGCTCTGACTGGGAGTCGATTCATGTGCTCAACGTGGCCACCGGCAAGCCCACCGCCGACGTAGTGCGCTGGGTCAAGTTCTCCGGCATCTCCTGGACGCATGACGGCAAAGGCTTCTTCTACTCGCGCTACCCGGAGCCGCCCGGCGGCGAAAAGGCCATCAGCCACGCCATCGTCAACCAGAAGCTCTACTACCATGCGCTCGGCACGCCGCAGTCCGCCGACAAGCTGATCTACGCGCGCCCTGACCTGCCGCAGGCCTCCATCGGCGGCGACGTCAGCGAAGACGGCCACTATCTCTACATCTTTCTGACGAACAACTCCATCAGCAACAACGAGCTTTTCTACGCGAACCTGGGCAATCCCGCGCATCCTGACGTAACGGCGAAGATCGAGCCGCTCTACACGCAGAACGATGCGTCCTACACGCCCATTGGCCACATCGGCAACACGCTCTACCTGCAGACCACTTATGAAGCGCCGCAGGGCCGCATCGTCGCCACCAGCTTTGCCCATCCTGACCGCGCCGCGTGGAAGACCCTCGTGCCCGAGTCGAAGGCGGTCATTGCCAGCGCCGCGCTCACCGACGGCAAGCTGCTCGTCAACCTGCAGGACGTGGCCAAGAGCCGCCTGGAACTTTTCTCCACCAGCGGCCAGCGCCTGCATACCCTGCCGCTGCCCACGCTGGGCTCAGTGAATGGCATTTCGGCCCGCAAGGACTCGCCTCAGGTCTACTACTCCTTCACCTCGTTCCTCTATCCCACGACCATCTATCACTACAGCACCGCGGCCAACACCACCTCGGTGCTCTTCCGGCCGCACATTCGCTTCAACGCCTCGCCCTACCAGACCAGACAGGTCTTCTACCCGTCCAAAGACGGCACGATGGTGCCGATGTTCATCGTCGCCCGGAAGGGAATCAAGCTCGACGGCACCCACCCCACCATCATGTATGCCTACGGCGGCTTTGACATCACCATCACGCCGCGCTTTGACCCCATTCTGCCGGTGTGGCTCGAACTCGGCGGCGTCTATGCCGTGCCCAACCTGCGCGGCGGAGCCGTCTACGGAGAAAAGTGGCACCACGCCGGCATGCTCGGCAAAAAGCAGAACGTGTTTGATGACTTCGCCTGGGCGGCCAAATATCTCTACCAGCAGGGCTACACCTCGCCGAAGCATCTGGCCATTCAGGGCTACTCCAACGGCGGCCTGCTGACCGGCGCGTCGATCACCGAGCGCCCGCAGCTCTTTGGCGCGGCCTACATCGGCCACGGCGTGCTCGACATGCTGCAGTATCAGAAGTTCTCCGGCGGCTCGTTCTGGGTTTCGGAGTATGGCAGCTCGGCCAACCAGAAGGCATTTGACTGGCTCATCAAGTACTCGCCGCTCGACAACGTTCACAAGGGAACCTGCTATCCGCCGACCCTCATCACCACCTCATGGGATGACGACCGCGTGGTGCCCAGCCACGAGTTCAAATTCGCGGCGAAGATTCAGCAGGCCCAGGGCTGCGCCAACCCGATCCTGCTGCGCACCACCGGCAGCACGGCCCACGACTACATGCCCACCGACAAGGAGA
- a CDS encoding TolC family protein, which translates to MKTARKIGVAALLVSLACMAGAQSASSSLPNNPSPTSSLENAYLGSVRPLALQPGVMSLTLDEAIRMGIAHNLGLQLAHVKQKNIRAEKLQTINYLTPNISLHAETGVHQYNLAAQGFHEAEAAQFARLDPGSNAPFPFITKVDVTTAQLNLSQQLFNWAGWDAWRAANAAVNATDYSANSAYGLVVLNVGDLYLEALASGTQVHMARALLRSEAVTLRHSEDEHEAGTVAGLDVLRARVAYQQQQQALLQAEDSFAKSKIALNRAIGLAPEQKIALAEAAPYANLPLMPIDRARLEAYQNRQDYQTLRAEIHAAFYERKAASHQRLPSLSFSGNWGVTGISGGLYHGTFAAVGTLSIPIFQEAKFRGDHDVAEAQLDELRTQMQDLKQKIDEQLRDSMLDVETSSQLMQVAASNLHLANETLADTTERYVAGVDTNLPVIEAQATVAQAQTRYIRSELQYNEAKLGFARNLGIVDQAFHGVQVASAQP; encoded by the coding sequence ATGAAGACTGCCCGAAAAATAGGAGTTGCCGCGCTGCTCGTCAGCCTGGCCTGCATGGCCGGTGCGCAGAGCGCGTCGAGCAGCCTGCCGAACAATCCCTCCCCCACGAGTTCACTGGAGAATGCCTATCTGGGCAGCGTGCGCCCGCTGGCGCTGCAGCCCGGCGTGATGAGCCTGACGCTCGACGAGGCCATTCGCATGGGCATCGCGCACAATCTGGGCCTGCAACTGGCGCACGTCAAGCAGAAGAACATCCGGGCCGAGAAGCTGCAGACCATCAACTACCTCACGCCCAACATTTCTCTGCATGCCGAGACCGGCGTGCATCAGTACAACCTGGCGGCGCAGGGCTTTCATGAGGCCGAGGCCGCGCAGTTTGCCCGGCTGGATCCGGGCAGCAATGCTCCGTTCCCCTTCATTACCAAGGTGGATGTCACCACCGCCCAACTGAATCTCTCGCAGCAGCTCTTCAACTGGGCCGGGTGGGATGCCTGGCGCGCCGCCAATGCCGCCGTCAATGCCACGGATTACAGCGCCAACTCCGCCTATGGGCTGGTCGTGCTCAATGTGGGCGATCTCTATCTTGAGGCGCTCGCCTCTGGCACCCAGGTGCACATGGCCCGCGCCCTGCTGCGCAGCGAGGCCGTCACGCTTCGCCACTCCGAGGACGAGCACGAAGCCGGCACCGTTGCCGGACTCGACGTGTTGCGCGCCCGCGTGGCCTACCAGCAACAGCAACAGGCTCTGTTGCAGGCCGAGGACAGCTTCGCCAAGAGCAAGATCGCGCTCAATCGCGCCATCGGCCTCGCCCCGGAGCAGAAGATTGCGCTTGCCGAGGCCGCGCCCTATGCCAACCTGCCGCTCATGCCCATCGACCGCGCGCGGCTTGAGGCGTACCAAAACCGGCAGGACTACCAGACGCTCCGGGCCGAAATTCACGCGGCCTTCTACGAGCGCAAAGCGGCTTCGCACCAGCGGTTGCCCAGCCTCTCCTTCAGTGGCAACTGGGGCGTCACCGGCATCTCCGGCGGCCTTTATCATGGCACCTTTGCCGCTGTGGGCACGCTGTCGATTCCGATCTTTCAGGAAGCCAAGTTTCGCGGCGATCACGATGTAGCCGAGGCGCAGCTCGATGAACTGCGCACGCAGATGCAGGACCTCAAGCAGAAGATCGATGAGCAGTTGCGTGACAGCATGCTCGATGTGGAAACCTCATCGCAACTGATGCAGGTGGCCGCCAGCAATCTGCATCTGGCCAATGAGACGCTTGCTGACACCACCGAGCGCTATGTCGCCGGGGTCGATACCAACCTGCCCGTCATTGAAGCTCAGGCTACCGTCGCGCAGGCGCAAACCCGCTACATCCGCAGCGAATTGCAGTACAACGAGGCCAAGCTCGGCTTCGCGCGCAATCTCGGCATTGTCGATCAGGCCTTCCATGGCGTGCAGGTGGCTTCGGCGCAGCCGTAG
- a CDS encoding sensor histidine kinase: MKPASHNSETVCITSRRKGSSDSSLAAGLGADAEARAAETLRSSHKLIELGRLSASIAHEINNPLSSITNLLFLLRQEPGLSPLATGYLDLIESEMDRVISISKQTLSFSRESSTPDHVSLVELVEEVLFLYRHRVEQKHLEVRREYLPVEAVWGNPGELRQVLSNLIVNAIDASRQGGRLQIRIRKAANGRGDSGIRVTVADTGTGIPPEVLRRLGEPFFTTKGQQGTGLGLWVTRAIVERHGGELRLRSRWGGRRHGTVFSLFLPLAAPVGGASSGPMLVSSASKSRSLTEISRAQPLSRREEQRAAGD; the protein is encoded by the coding sequence ATGAAGCCTGCCAGCCACAATTCGGAAACCGTATGCATCACGAGCCGCCGCAAGGGTTCCAGCGATTCGTCCCTGGCCGCCGGGCTGGGAGCCGATGCCGAGGCGCGCGCGGCTGAAACCTTGCGCTCCAGCCACAAGCTGATTGAGCTGGGACGCCTGTCGGCATCGATCGCGCACGAAATCAACAATCCGTTGTCCTCCATTACCAATCTGCTTTTCCTGCTGCGGCAGGAGCCGGGACTCTCTCCGCTTGCGACCGGATACCTGGACCTGATTGAGAGCGAGATGGACCGCGTGATCTCCATCAGCAAGCAGACGCTGAGTTTCTCCCGCGAATCCAGCACACCCGATCACGTTTCTCTGGTGGAACTGGTGGAAGAGGTGCTCTTTCTCTACCGGCACCGCGTGGAACAGAAGCATCTGGAGGTGCGGCGGGAGTATCTGCCGGTGGAAGCGGTCTGGGGCAATCCTGGGGAGCTGCGGCAGGTGCTGTCCAACCTCATCGTCAATGCCATCGACGCGAGCCGGCAGGGCGGCCGGCTGCAGATCAGGATCCGCAAGGCCGCCAACGGCCGCGGCGACTCTGGCATACGCGTGACCGTGGCCGATACCGGAACGGGGATTCCGCCCGAGGTGCTGCGCCGCCTGGGCGAGCCGTTTTTCACCACCAAGGGCCAGCAGGGCACCGGCCTGGGGCTGTGGGTGACACGCGCCATAGTGGAACGCCACGGGGGCGAGCTGCGCTTGCGCTCCCGCTGGGGAGGACGGCGTCACGGCACGGTATTTTCTCTGTTTCTGCCGCTGGCCGCGCCGGTGGGCGGAGCTTCGAGCGGCCCCATGCTGGTATCGTCGGCATCGAAGTCGCGCTCGCTCACAGAGATTTCGCGCGCTCAGCCTCTATCTCGTCGCGAAGAGCAGCGGGCGGCGGGCGACTGA